From Primulina huaijiensis isolate GDHJ02 chromosome 15, ASM1229523v2, whole genome shotgun sequence, one genomic window encodes:
- the LOC140960452 gene encoding F-box protein At5g49610-like, which translates to MKGRWFSDNDIPINVLSRLSARALHRLKYVSKEWYDLISDRSFIRLQLKKTESVSGLFFQEVYRWSDKDIGSISYIPIELESVKVWNNILSFLPENVVILSSNNGLICCRSCFPTPTPIIYVCNPLIKQWTPVKWPNLPRSSSISLAFDPFLNPIDASTDFTLVSVCATETEANKEEEKEEEESCFVLDIYSSKTGLWRRSQECCKCKYNLAKNKGILVAGILHWLTDGDQILMFDPNNEISWLITVPVPASQLSSIPEMCIGESQGKLNYFIISEDGLQLWVLEDHFTSQWDLKCFTSLEKLEKQNSKVLYDVPKKVGSRLCKDMLSWIDPLAFKDGIVFLKVSANVYSYQFETGKLKILCDAKTLGPKSMHSPIIATYTMSLVPLDE; encoded by the coding sequence ATGAAGGGGCGTTGGTTTTCTGACAATGATATCCCCATTAATGTACTATCCCGACTGTCAGCTAGAGCATTGCATCGATTGAAGTATGTTTCGAAAGAGTGGTATGATCTTATATCAGACCGTTCTTTCATTCGCCTCCAGTTGAAAAAGACAGAATCTGTGTCAGGACTATTCTTCCAGGAGGTGTATAGGTGGTCTGATAAGGATATTGGATCGATCAGCTATATCCCAATTGAACTGGAAAGTGTTAAAGTGTGGAACAACATTTTGAGCTTTCTCCCCGAAAATGTTGTCATTTTGTCATCGAACAACGGCTTAATTTGCTGTCGAAGTTGTTTCCCTACTCCCACGCCTATAATATATGTTTGCAATCCATTGATTAAACAATGGACGCCTGTAAAATGGCCTAATCTGCCCAGAAGCAGCAGCATATCCCTTGCGTTTGATCCTTTTCTGAACCCCATTGATGCTTCTACAGATTTCACATTAGTGTCAGTTTGTGCTACAGAGACAGAGGCCAACAAAGAAGAagagaaggaagaagaagaatcctGTTTTGTTCTTGATATATATTCCTCAAAGACAGGGTTGTGGAGAAGATCACAAGAGTGTTGTAAATGCAAGTACAATCTGGCTAAAAACAAAGGCATCTTAGTTGCAGGAATTCTGCATTGGCTCACAGATGGCGACCAAATTCTGATGTTTGACCCTAACAACGAGATATCATGGTTGATAACGGTTCCTGTACCTGCATCACAATTGTCCAGCATACCGGAAATGTGTATAGGAGAATCCCAAGGTAAGCTGAATTATTTTATAATCTCCGAAGATGGTCTCCAACTATGGGTGCTAGAGGATCACTTCACATCTCAGTGGGACCTAAAATGCTTTACATCCTTGGAAAAACTCGAGaaacaaaattcaaaagtaTTATACGACGTACCAAAGAAAGTGGGAAGCCGGTTATGCAAGGACATGCTTTCTTGGATTGATCCTCTTGCTTTCAAAGATGGAATTGTGTTTTTAAAGGTGTCCGCTAACGTATACTCATACCAATTCGAGACAGGGAAACTGAAAATACTATGTGATGCTAAGACACTTGGGCCAAAATCCATGCATTCTCCTATTATTGCTACATATACTATGAGCTTGGTTCCACTTGATGAGTAG